In the genome of Schistocerca piceifrons isolate TAMUIC-IGC-003096 chromosome X, iqSchPice1.1, whole genome shotgun sequence, the window ATAACAGCCTAAAAAGTTACTTATGGAAAAATGTACTGAAGTGTCATAATCTATTTGTTCATCACAACTTTTGAAACAGCAAATTACTAAAAACATTTTAACCCGagaatcaaaatttaaacactGCATTGGCTTCTCTGTGCTTCATGGAATATTgtgtatatttttttgttttttttttttgtttgtttgtttgttacagATACTCTcagacacactcactcactcttcaCTGGATATTCAACTAAATTATCTCCATGAAGAACAAGTAACTCCCTTGTATATTTTAAACATCCATCCATTTCTTCATATGAAAAGGTACATTAGGGTTAGTGACCCTGTGCTATAAAATACGATCTGTACAAAATTGTTGCCACAACTCCCAATGCAACAGGGATGATCCACGATTTCCAAGAACTGCAACAAAAAGTTCCATGTGAGGTATGTGTGTTAAGTAGTATGAAATTGCAATTTGATATTGCACTCTCTCTctcaaacgacacacacacacacacacacacacacacacacacacacacacacacacacagtaaataagAAACTCCATACCATATGAAGTCTGGCACCGTAACTGCTATCCAACATGGCAGAAATCAGGAAAGCATCGTGTCTCATTGCTGCAGAGCAGTATATATATTCAAGTACTACCACTACAGTCTCTATGATATGTCCACAAAAATATCAAACCATTACCTGTTACTCGTTTCCTTATCAGTATCCCAGTTCACTGGAGGTTTTACTTTTGTTTCAACACGATCTTCCTAAAAACAGAATAAGAAAGAGATATTTTGTTGCAAATCTATACATCAGAATGAAAACTTGagcttcaaattaatttttgcTTACCTCCACTAGTTCACCAATTTTGTACTTAGTCATCATGTCCCTTGCATCAGTAGAATGGCCAACATCTTCAAATGCTTCAGTACCATCTTTCCCAGCTTGATCCAATAAAACTTCTTCACCACCTGGGTGCtgtaaaaataaatacatatatcaCAGTCTTTATGAAAAGATTAATAtgcagattgcacacagcacaaacataaaattagcactttttaaatttattgattGATGATAATGTTGTGGGGCAAAACTGTGCGCTATTATTCCACTATATGTACAATGTGTATAAATAATATGACTTCATTCATTACCTATCATGCCAAATACTTTGATGCAACGATCATATGAAATTATAACCACGACATTTCAGTACCCACATTTTTTCCTAGTCAAAGACTATTTTAATATCAGCAACTTCAGTAGACGAACTACTGTCAATTAACCAGAATTACATAGTCACGTGCATGAAGGTACACAGTATGTACCACCTATTTATAGTTCTCTACTTTGTACTGATACAAGCTGTTGATCTGAAGTAAAGCAACAGGGCACTGCCTAAGAAAAATAATTCTAATATTTACTGCCAACAAAGCTAAGAAATACAGATGTAAAaatggaggcggggggggggggggggggggttatagtgTTCAGTTTCGAATCTGAAAAAGCTTTTTTCATATTAAATACTTGCTTACAGAAGTTCCTCCTTCCCAAGGTTTTGCTGCATTTTATCAACTATGTTAATTCACTAACTTATTGAAGCAAATTCTTCCATACCACGCCTCAACGAAACTATTTTTATTTGAAAGCTAGTTGCAATAACGTTACCAACAGCGTTATCAACCCATAAAGTCACTGTGTTATGAGATATTCCAgatataatatttttgaaaatctgGACGGTGATTCTATTAATGTCAGAATCTTATTTTGCTGCCAACGAAATGGCTAATATGTATTTCAGCTCAGGTCCATAAAGTTACAGCACCAAAGTGGCCTCGCAAAGTTAAAAGTCAATAATTAAGGCGGGCATGGGACTTGAGAAGAGTGACACACTGAAATGTTGCAGATCGAGTGTTTCTCATGAGTATCTTGTTTAACTGAGGATCCACCTttgtggaacacgtaactaacaacTAAGATAGTCTTCAGTCTGTTACTGATGACATTTCAACTTGTATTCACTGGATTCGCGTACACTAAACATTAAACTGCAATAATATCTAAAGATTCTTAGCTCAATTGTTGAACGTacaacaggcaaaaaaaaaaaaaaaaaaaaaaaaacgcaatttcCACATACAAAAGATAACAACATTTGTATTCCACTTATGTACGTTGATCTCTTATCAAGCCATCCGTCGCTCAGAATCTGGCCACTCTCATAACAAAAATCTGAGTCAATTATAAATTGACCTCAAACACTGGCAACCGGATCTGTCTTAAAGCATGGAGGTACTGAACATCACACAGACGACGAACAGGTTACAGGGATGATAGCAGCACACTTACAGGATCAGTAACTGCATCGACATATGCATTACGCTGAAAGTTTGAGTGATAGCAATAAACCAACTCTATACCTACGAATTTAGACAGATGTTTTTATTTTACGCGACATGTATGAGACTGAAGAATGGGGGTAGGCAACTGAAACGGCTAACTAAAAACATTTTCACACACTTTCAGTAACAAAAATGAAGTTACctcatttaaaaaggcagttacGTCGTACACAGCATTGTGTATCACAATATAAGTCTGTTTACTGTCATTGCACTTCGCAACTTCAGCCATACGAAACAGCTTCACAGGTTGGTCCATGGCTCACGAGTATCCTTCACTACCTTAGCAAATAACTTCAATCTGACTACAGCACCTATCAGCACCTTCCCTCTTAAGTAACACCCCACCAACCTCAACACTGATGTAACGACGGAGATCAAATTAAAATCTTGATGTCATTGCTGCACTGTAGGCAACATATGAAGGTCGAATTTACCGTCAGAGGTACGTTTATTGGAGACAATCGATATACTAGTAGACAGAAGGATAAAAAAGTACCGAGATTTGTTCAGTAAAAAACAGAAGACCGTTTGctgaaattatttatattaatttaccAAATTCTAGAATAATAAGCAAAGATCTATATGCCTTGAGAGTACTTCCCAGCTTGCACGTATCACGGAACACTACCGGTTGGCTTGACAGTCGGAATAGAATTCACTGTTGGCGCACAATCACTACTTTCTAAATTTTCTCGGACTGCCACTTCTCCCTTGCAACTCAGAACACGACACACATGATTTCTTTCGCCATTCGAATCATTGGAGAAGCATTGTAGAGATGTTTAACGAAACATAGTATGTAGAGTCTTTGAAATATCTGACAAGTCTCCGTGTCTATCAAATAAAGAATTGTATTGTAAATAATATGATAGCTGCATTAGTTCACGATTGTTCAACGCTGATATATTTCTGCGAGAAGTAACTTCTTCGCCCAACACTTGTTTATTCTTCGCTCTATTCACGAATATATTCGTTTGCCCGATGACCAGcattcattaaaattgaacaatggaaaatccaggatagaatgtgacaatattatgaaaaagaaagctgctactcaccacatagcggaaatgctgagtcgcagataggcacaacaaaaagactctcacaatcaaagctttcggccattaaggccttcttcAACaataaacgacacacacacacgcgcgcgcgcgcccgcgcgcaaacgcaacacacacacatgactgctgtctcaggcaactgaaaccacactgccagtgGCAGCACTTTTAATCTGACCATGATGTTGAAGCTCCTCCACAAAGGGCGGATTGGCAAAATAGGTCAACAGTGCTACGAATTTCAGGTAACCATCTATGTTGTAGACTCTGCTCCTGTACCAGTACATAATGTTGCTGGTAGCACCCATTGTTAATACATAATCTTCCTTTGAGGATTCTATACATAAAGCTCCTATATTTCCTGTCATATGACCAAGTACGGTATTAgtgtttgaaaatgttggtgacttAGAATTCTGTCGTTAGAATTGTTTCCAACTGAGGGTCTACACCTGCCCCATGGCCATTACCCAGCAGCAGTAGCCTAGTctctttgggttgggttgggttgatttcggggaaagagaccaaactgcgaggtcattggtatcatcggattagggaaggatggggaaggaagtcggctttgcccgttcaaaggaaccatcccggcatttgcctggagcgatttaggaaaatcatggaaaacctaaatcaggttggccggacgcgggattgaaccgtcgtcctcccgaatgcgagtccagtgtgctaaccactgcgccacctcactcggtcctaGTCTCTTTCTTTTGACAGTTCACATCTGGGTTTTCCTGTTTACAGGTCAAATCTGTTATAAGTTTTCTCACCTATGTCTGTCAGAGACTTCTCTCTACTGAACTGTGAGAGCTGATGAACCCTATTATTTGTGCAGCTTACAGCTGCTTCCTACAAGTCTTCTTACCAATTGCCAGTTCTTGAGCCTCTACCCATTCATCCCTAATACCACAGAGTCTTGGTGTGGAGCTGGTTCTGACTGCTCCAGTGGCCTACCTCATTTCTACATGGTGTACCAATGCAAATGTTTTTAAATACCCATACACCATGTTCCCTAATCAAGCAGAGATGGCACAAAGGcaccataaaactgaaggagactcATGTGCTCTATACATTTTAAAACGTTTAGTACTCTTACAGACTGCATTTTCAAGTCTCTAACgagtggaaaaccagttctaagcaaagaagcggaagcagaaaggtggaaggagtatatagagggtctatacaagggcgatgttcttgaggacaatattatgtaaatggaagaggggatagatgaagatgaaatgggagatacgatactgcgtgaagagtttgacagagcactaaaagacctaagtcgaaacaaggctctgggagtagacaacattccattaaaactactgatagccctgggagagccagccatgacaaaactctaccatctggtgagtaagatgtatgagacaggcgaaataccctcagacttcgagaagaatataataattccaatcccaaagaaagcaggtgctgacaaatgtgaaaattaccaaactatcagtttaataagccacagctgcaaaatactaacgcgaattatttacagacaaatggaaaaactggtagaagccgacctcggggaagatcagtttggattccatagaaatattggaacacgtgaggcaatactgaccctacgacttatcttagagaatagattaaggaaaggtcagcctacatttctagcatttgcagacttagagaaagcttttgtaatgttgattggaataccgtcattcatattctgaaggtggaaggggtaaaatacagggagcgaaaggctatttacaatttgtacagaaaccagatggcagttataagagtcgaggggcatgaaagggaagcagtgctcgggaagggagtgagacagtgttgtagcgtatccccgatgttattcaatctgtgtattgagcaagcagtaaaggaaacaaaagaaaaattcgaagtaggaattaaaatccatggaaaagaaatgaaaactttgaggttcgccgatgacattgtaattctgtcagagacagcaaaggacctggaaaagcagctgatcggaatgcacagtgtcttgaaaggaggatataagatgaacatcaacaaaagcaaaacgaggataatggaatgtagtcgaattaaattgggtgatgctgcgggaattaggttaggaaatgagacacttaaagtagtgaaggagttttgctatttggggagcaaaataactcacgatggtcgaagtagagaggatataaaatataaactgtcaatgacaaggaaagtgtttctgaagaagagaaatttgttaacatcgagtataaatttaagtatcaggaagtcgtttctgaaagtatttgtatggggtgtagccatgtatggaagtgaaacatggatgataaatagtttagacatgaagagaatagaagctttcgaaatgtggtgctacagaagaatgctgaagattagatgggtagatcacataactaatgaggaggtattgaacagaattgaagagaagagaaatttgtggcacaacttgactagaagaagggatcggttggtaggacatattctgaggcatcaagagatcagcaatttagtactggaggtcagcatggagggtaaaaatcgtagagggagaccaagagatgaatacactaaatagattcagaaggatataggttgcagtaggtactgggagatgaagaagcttgcacaggatagagtagcatggagagctgtatcaaaccagtctctggactgaagaccaccacaacaacaacaatggagtggCAACAACATAAGTATAAAATCAAATATGAGATTCAGAAACTTCACCATatctttaaaattaagaatagtgtCACTCACTCTAAACACAGGAAAGCAGAAAACAGGATGTGAACCGTTAAAAGAAACTCATTAAGCGTTCTCAGTTGAGAAATGAAAACATCCCTTCCCTGCCCATCCCTCCAACCTTCTAACAGTTAGTTGGAACCGACTAGTTCTTGTTGCAAGGTTAGAGAAGGAACAAAAAATGGCGAAGTCATGTGCTAAGAAAAAGCACATGACAAGACTTTTAACTGTCGACATTGTACTATTAATAGGTATGGAACTAGTCTGAGGGACACTGTTCTCTTGTTCAATTTGGTCAGAGAATATGTTGTTGACTCTATATTTAAAATTACGTCTAGAGAAAGAGCCATAGCCAGCtggggtgccggccgaagtggccgtgcggttaaaggcgctgcagtctggaaccgcaagaccgctacggtcgcaggtttgaatcctgcctcgggcatggatgtttgtgatgtccttaggttagttaggtttaactagttctaagttctaggggactaatgacctcagcagttgagtcccatagtgctcagagccatttgaaccatttgaaccagctggggtggccgagcggttctaggcgctacagtctggaacggcgcgaccgctacggttgcaggttcgaatcctgcctctggcatgtctgtgtgtgatgtccttaggttagttaggcttaagtagttctaagttgtaggggactgatgacctcagaagttaagtcccatagtgctcagagccatttgaaccatttttgaaagaaccATATAAGGATTGGAAAAACATCCTTGAAAGCCCCATCTATGGAGCTGTCCAAAGATACCAAGCCTCCAGATGGTATCATAGGCCAGCTTGATGACAAAATATGTATCTCTTAAGTGATACCTGCACAGTAAAGCCTGTTGTATGGTCACCTCCAGGACTACCACATTATTAAAAGTGGAGTGATACCTCCTGAACGCACACTGAAAGCGACTGACGAACTTTCTGTGGTCTAAGAGCCAGAGAAGGCAGTGGCTGGCCATCTGGTCCAAGGTCTTCCCTACACGACTAGTTATAGCAACACTATGAAAACTATTTGGGCTCATACAATCCTTCCCAGGTTTTAAAACCGAAGTTAAAATTGTCTCTCTCCATAAGTCGGGAAAGTGCCCTAACACCCAAATGAAGTTAAAAAGGGCGTAGAAGATTTCATTGTTTCACCCTGTGAGGAGCCATACATACTACAGCTGATTCTACTGGAACCACGTGATGTGCAATGAGTTGCAGATAACGCAAAATCCATCTCCCACATGGAAAAGCGGCAGTTGTATTCTTCATCATTGGTGAAACTGAAGTCCCAGCGGCCTCTCTCAGCAGCAACTCTGTTGTGTTGGAAAGCTCTGTCTTGACTGGCAGTAGCGGTAACTCTAGCGAAATATTCTGACAATTTCCAGGAAATGCTTGTGGGTTAGTCCAGAGACATCTATTCTTCATTACAGCAGCTACTGGTTGCCTCCCAGAAATCGTTTTGATGGTCTCTCATAAAACTGTACTTTTAGTGGAATGGTCTATGATATTCAGGTACTTTTCCCATGATGTCTTCTTGCTCTCTCTAATAATATTATGAGATTTCGCCGTCACTTCAGAGAGCCACCTGTGTGATCTTGACTGTGGAGTGGCATTTGCCACTGCACTAAAGGATGGGCTACCTTTTTAGTTGCCCTGAAGACTGTGATATTGCTGCTTCATTAGTGTGGTATGTCATTTTGGTAACATGATACACCCATTCATCGATGCTGTCATGGTGTTCTAACACAGAAAGTTGGCTGTAAACCATTCAGTCTGCCCTACTGAGAATGCATTGTGGCAGCTTTCTTTCAGGTAGTGCTCAGTTCGTCTGATGAATCCAAACTGGGAAGTGATCACTTGAGTGCAAGTAATCAACCACTTCTGACTGAGCAGTGTGTGCAAGCATTGTagagcatacagagaaattgaCAACAATGAACGACCCTTTTGCAATACTGAAGTGTGTGCCAGGCCTCATGTTCAACAGACACGCTTGTGATATGTTAGAAGGCTCCCCATTGGTCTATCCTGGGGCAGGTTGTTGCAGAGCCCCATTGTACATTGTGTTAAAATCGCCACAGTGGAGGATTGTGGAAGCTGAGTAGCCAGCTCACTGAGAGCCTTTTCATGTAGTACCTCACCTGGGGGCAGGTAGGCTGAACATATTTTTGCCATACAGCTGGTGCCACATGGTACGAGGTGTGTTAGAAAAGTGTCCGACCTTTGGCTGAAAAAAAAACTAACTTGCCTGGAGCATTAGACACCTAATTACACTTAAATTAGTTCCCTAGGGACTCCATACACTTCTCCCAACAGTGCTGCCATAGTTGGAAGCATGCTGAAAGAGCTTCTTTCAGAACAGAGTTAAGCTCATCTGTCATTGCTACCATAATGTCTTCTCTTGTCTGAAATCGCCTCCCTTTCAATGGCCTCTTGAGTTTTCAGAACAGTCAGAAGTTGCAGGCAGCCGTTTCAGTAGAGCAAGGAGTCTATTGAAACAAAGAAATCAGATTTTTCACCAAAAAGGTCTGAAATAAGTGCGAGCAATGTGCTGGAGCATTGTTATGATGAAGACGCCAATTTCCTGTTGACCGCAAGTTGGATCTCTTGCACTGCACAGCATCACGTAGACAACAGAGGACATTCCTGTAGTACTCTTTGGTGATTGTTTGACCCTGTGATGTGTACTCGTGGTGAACCACACCACAGGAGTCAAAGAAAGCAGTCAGCATCTCTTTG includes:
- the LOC124721385 gene encoding cytochrome b5-like; the encoded protein is MDQPVKLFRMAEVAKCNDSKQTYIVIHNAVYDVTAFLNEHPGGEEVLLDQAGKDGTEAFEDVGHSTDARDMMTKYKIGELVEEDRVETKVKPPVNWDTDKETSNSSWKSWIIPVALGVVATILYRSYFIAQGH